One segment of Carya illinoinensis cultivar Pawnee chromosome 13, C.illinoinensisPawnee_v1, whole genome shotgun sequence DNA contains the following:
- the LOC122290905 gene encoding uncharacterized protein LOC122290905 translates to MDKSWMNLTNRLRSPAYAEGVNTFLNLARNHSRGSDRIRCPCRSCCNTLFLPIFDVETHLYMKGINPNYTQWIFHGEEETQSFNDDDDDSVADYADDYIDDMDHMLDDIRAGQFVDVPQGYDTPLATGGSIPDPSPSQSFEQLLEDARRPLFSGCTKFSKLSFIVKLLHIKTLGGWSIKSFDMLLKLLRAAFPDAELPHSYEESRSLERGLGMNYNKIHACPNDCILFWKENANLNECPICKASRWVPNTHRARLIPQKVLRHFPLKPRLQRLFMTANIARDMRWHKMQRPSDESSMRHPADAESWKRFDDDHSWFAQDARNVRLGLASDGFNPFNNMAKPYSIWPVILVPYNLPPWLCMKDQFFITSLIIPGPKSTSNDIDVYLQPLVDELLEFWEHGHMGFFLGGQQKENWLVHLVMRAQTPIG, encoded by the exons atggacaaaagctggATGAACTTGACCAATAGACTTCGATCGCCTGCATACGCCGAAGGGGTTAACACTTTCCTCAACCTGGCACGAAACCATTCTCGAGGAAGTGATCGCATTCGATGTCCATGCCGTTCATGTTGCAATACTCTCTTCTTGCCTATCTTTGATGTGGAGACTCACTTGTACATGaaagggatcaatccaaattatacCCAGTGGATCTTTCATGGGGAAGAGGAAACACAAAGTTTCAATGACGACGATGATGACAGTGTTGCTGATTATGCCGATGACTACATTGATGATATGGACCATATGTTAGATGACATTCGGGCAGGCCAATTTGTTGATGTTCCCCAAGGTTATGATACTCCACTAGCAACTGGTGGATCTATTCCAGATCCCTCCCCAAGCCAATCTTTTGAGCAGCTATTAGAGGATGCCCGACGTCCACTTTTTTCTGGCTGTACCAAATTCTCAAAACTATCATTCATTGTGAAGTTGTTACACATTAAGACACTTGGTGGGTGGTCAATAAAGTCGTTTGATATGCTACTTAAATTGTTGCGGGCCGCCTTCCCTGATGCTGAATTGCCACATTCATATGAGGAGTCAAGATCATTGGAGCGGGGTTTGGGTATGAATTAtaacaaaattcatgcatgtccCAATGACTGCATtttattctggaaggaaaatgctaatcttAATGAATGCCCTATCTGTAAGGCTTCAAGGTGGGTGCCTAATACACACAGGGCTCGTCTTATCCCTCAAAAAGTGTTGaggcattttcctttgaagccaagATTGCAACGTCTTTTCATGACAGCAAATATAGCACgtgatatgagatggcataaaatGCAACGACCATCCGACGAGTCTAGTATGAGACATCCTGCAGATGCTGAGTCCTGGAAGAGATTTGATGACGACCATAGTTGGTTCGCACAGGATGctcgcaatgttaggcttggtCTAGCAAGTGACGGTTTCAATCCCTTCAACAATATGGCAAAACCATATAGCATTTGGCCTGTAATCCTGGTCCCGTATAACTTGCCGCCGTGGTTGTGCATGAAGGACCAATTCTTCATTACATCCCTCATTATTCCTGGGCCAAAATCTACGTCTAATGACATTGATGTTTACTTGCAACCGTTGGTAGATGAACTGCTTGAATTTTGGGAACATGGG CATATGGGATTCTTTCTGGGTGGTcaacaaaaggaaaattggCTTGTCCATCTTGTAATGAGGGCACagactccaattggttga